cacgtgacctgaggaatgtcataagaacataagaatggaggaacactgcagaaggcccactggcccatgcgaggcaggtccccaTCAAAAcagcctctgcctatgatgaggacgggtagacgatgaaatcatgtgactcctgtgttgttgggttggtgctgcttaagtatcatgtatgccaatgtttttgaaattttgtagtttccagtgttgcgttctatagtgtcggtgacggcgattagtgagtcttctaggcaccgtcggcgtctgaggtctggttcggtgagaacgagttgtgcctcattccagttcatcaaatgccccatggagtctctgtggaggacacatgcgtaccttacatcgtctctgttagaggcattttgatgctcattcaggcagactgcaagatctctgcttGTCTCGCCTgcattctgtcccaagaaatatgtaggcgagacaggcagagatcttgcagtccgcctgaatgagcatcgaaatgcctctaacagagacgatgtaaggtacgcatgtgtcctccacagagactccacggggcttttgatgaactggaatgaggcacaacttgtTCTCACCGAatcagacctcagacgccgatggtgcctagaagcctcattaatcgccatcaccgacactatagaacgcaacactggaaactacaaaatttcaaaaacattggcatacatgatacttaagcagcaccaacccaacaacacaggagtcacatgatttcatcgtctacccgtcctcatcataggcagaggctgTTTTGAtggggacctgcctcgcatgggccagtgggccttctgcagtgttcctccattcttatgttcttatgacattcctcaggtcacgtgcgtcacacctcactctccgcctatatataatgtctttctacctctgtgtgttagaagtgatcaaggtcccaggaccgaaacgttttctaataaatatgttagtgtttgcttacgtgtctttctaaaccaacttgtcggtatttattaccaaggtttataccactataCTTCCTACTGTACATTATCCTCACCCATCATTAACAATTTACATACTGTATATCTCTTATTTTAATATTATGCAAATAAAAACATTACTTTTCAGGTGTTGTCTAATCCAGAATTTTTAGCAGAGGGCACTGCTGTTGAAAACCTTCTCCATCCTGATCGTGTGTTGATTGGTGGAGAGGAATCAGTTGAGGGTGATGAAGCTGTTGCCCAACTCACTTGGATTTACAACCATTGGGTCCCAACAGAGAAAATAATTACAACTAGTACCTGGTCATCTGAACTTTCTAAACTGGTATGCTTGTAAATAGTGTTCAGTATAGCTGAAAGTACAAtactttggattttttttttaaatggtttATCTAGTTTGGTGTTGCAGGAGAgttacaggattttttttattatattcacaagGTATGCTTAACCTGTAAGGGGTCACAGCCTCTGAGGTATAGAAGATAATCAcatttgatccaagaaaggggagagcagctcaTATTTCTTGGATTGAAAGCCCTTCACCAGAAATAAGAAACCCCACCTTGAAGTTAAAGCATTTAGAGATTGTGAAAAGCTAAAAAAATTGAGTAATATATTTGAGAGCACTACATTACTGGTGTAATGGAGCATTTCTTATGGTACGTGCCATATACCCTTTTTTCTACTTGAACATCATTCTCATAACACTGtaaataattgtttttttttattgtatttattatcacactggcagattcccaccaaggcagggtggcccgaaaaagaaaaactttcaccatcattcactccatcactgtcttgccagaagggtgctttatactacagtttaaactgcaacattaacaccctccttcagagtgcaggcactgtacttcccatctccaggactcaagtccggcctgccggtttccctgaaccccttcataaatgtttatTGGAGTGAATAAGAGCAAAAGCATACAATTTTGATTAAATAGAAATCTTGAAATGAaatttttcaccatcattcacacataatcactgtctttgcagatgcACCCCaggtatgacagtttagatgtcactccaaacagccaatatcccaaacccctcctttaaagtacagacattgtatttcccaccttcaggactcaaatctggttagctggtttccctgaatcccttaacaaaatattacccttctcacactccaacagcttgtcaggtcccaaaaaccatttgtctccattatgTCTCTGACTTTCCCACAGGCATCCAATGCTTTTCTTGCCCAGCGTGTCTCAAGTATCAATGCCATCTCTGCCCTCTGTGAGGCCACTGGTGCAGATGTTTCGCAAGTAGCAGTCGCAGTAGGCAAAGACTCTAGGATTGGCTCAAAGTTCCTACAGGCATCTGTTGGTTAGTATTTtgtcttgaattttttttttttttttatgttcagCTTGTAAATTATGAATGCATGATGATGAAATTTAAGAAAGGGGAAACAAAAATTGCCATTAAATGCACAAATGAGAATGTTATATTTTATTACAGTGACAACAgtctttataggtagtaggttggtagacagcagccgcccagggaggtactaccgtcctgccaagtgagtgtaaaacgaaagcctgtaattgttttacatgatggtaggattgctggtgtccttttttctgtctcatgaacatgcaagatttcaggtacgtcttgttacttctacttacacttaggtcacactacacatacatgtacaagcacatatatacacacccctctgggttttcttctattttctttctagttcttattcttgtttatttcctcttatctccatggggaagtggaacagaattcttcctccgtaagccatgcgtgttgtaggaggcaactaaaatgccgggagcaaggggctagtaacctcttctcctgtatatattactaaatgtaaaaggagaaactttcgtttttccttttgggccaccccgcctcggtgggatacggccggtgtgttgaaagaaagaaagacaacagtcTTCTATGATATCAAACATGCTTTATAAATGTTGCAGATAGAGCTAAATTGCTAGTGATCATGTTTTTGTATGTGACCATACTTTGATTAAAAAGGCTTTTGAGTTAAAAATGTATGCCTGTGTGTTTGatgacctatttgtggttacagaaacAGAGGTATCTTTATGATGTCCCAACTTCTGTGTTTAAGTGGTCATATAATCTGTTGAAGTACATATGAAACTCTATTTTCTCTAGAAACACCTTACGTAAGAGGGTGACTTCATGTAGAATCTTCTCAAGACCTTTCTGTCTCTCACATGTTGGGATAACTGTTGCTTAAACAAAATTTTCATTCCTAAGTATACTGTACAAAGGAAAAAGTAAAGGTAAAGAAttgggaaagagagagagtcaGAAGTAGGCAGAAATATGTAAAATTTCACAAATTTGTCTCAGTACATGTAtgcttatttttttaattttgttttacTCATCTCTTAAAAGTTCAGGGGCCTAATTTCACTACCTTTGCATTAGTTATATTGTATTCAAATCTGTCCATAAGAATACTTTTTATTCACTATCACAGTTTGAAGATTTTGTTTGTGAATATAGGGTTTGGTGGTAGCTGCTTCCAGAAAGATTTGCTGAACCTTGTGTACATTGCTGAATGCTTAAATCTTCCTGAAGTGGCTATGTACTGGCAGCAAGTTACTGATATGAATGAGTATCAAAGAACCAGGTGAGTCTGAAACATGATTACTGTATTGTGTGCATCTTGTATTTGTAATGCATTTTTCTTCAGTGAGACAGTCTCAGTTGCTTTCAGAAGTCCATTCCTACCTAAATTAAAGACTACCTGTACTTTATTTTAAATTTACTCAAATTACGGCATGCTTCATttcttaaaaaaattaaatttttctaATGCTATTCATCAAATATCAGTTTTTGGGGAGAGTTCCCTACTACTGTTTTTCTTTAGTGTGCCTTTTTCTTATTAACCCTTTTATGATGTAGCCTTATCATTATGCAAAACAACTGATTTTCATTGACTTCTTGAATTAAGAAAACATAAAGAATTATCTTATCATATTTTCAGCCATTATTTTGATCTTCACATCTAGAAAATGAAAAAAGTTTTAACTTTCTTTAAATATTTTTCctgatttattattattgattcAATGTACTGTATGTATTTTGTAGAGACCTGTTTGTTCAACTTTTTATGAATTTATTactgcccaaaatgcctcggcatgtTAGTGACTTTCTTTGAATACATTATATAACGTATTGATAGGTACAAacactgtaacctttgcaaagaaataaactatTTGTTTACAGCAGTGTGAAATTTAGGCCTGGCACTGGAGCACAAAATTAAAACTAGCCATAGAATGGCTTTTTTCTCCATATTAATGTAATATCAGAGCAGTATTATAACCCCTAATCTGCAAAATGTACATATATCTTTCTTAGGTAGAGAGTGAATGAATTCAGGGACAACTTTTCACAGTCTCAAGTTATTTCCCTTTGCAGCAACAAAGATCCATTCTAGAAAAATTGTTGGTAGTGGTGCCCATTTTTCCATAGATTTCCATGCTATAATTGAGTTACATTcaagataaatttttttttttttttttttttttttttttttttttttttttttttttttttttttttttttttttttgcttttagaAATATTATCTTCAATAGAAGTTTGAAATAGGCAACAGTGTAGCCTGTAAACATGTGAACTGTTAAAGTAATGCCAACCAAGAACAGTCACTATTCATGGGTTGTGCTCTTGGGCTAATGACATAAGGAAAAGTGTTACTGTGACATATATACAGTAAGTAGAAGAGGTAGGGAattgcataattttttttattaactgcCTAAATTTGTTATATACCCTTGAGGGAGGTTCCTCAGTTGTAGTGAGGCTCTTGCTGCAAGAAATTAGACCTACCCTATCCTTTCTTGGATCaatcctgattgcctcccatttcctcagtGCTATGTGATCTTAATAGGTGTAGCACTTCCCCCCCaaataataataggtagtaggttggtagacagcagtcactcagggaggtactactgtcctgccagatgcATGTGAaatagaaacctgtaattgttttacacaatggtaagaatgctggtgtctttttctgtctcatgaatgcGCAAGAAAACAGgtgcgtcttgctacttctgcttacacttaggcacaatacatatatgtgtatCAGTACATGTATAGacactgatcagaattttttcatatttttctaaatagatcttattctttttatttcctttcatctccatggggaagtggaaaagactttcctctgtaagccaagcatgtcgtaagaggcgattaaaatgagaggagcaatgagctagtatccccttctgtataaattactaaaaataagaaaaaaactaTGAAGCTGGGAtatttgaatgtgcatggatgtagtgcagataaaaaaaaaagagatgattgccagtgttatgaatgaaaagaagttggatgtccttgctctaagtgaaacaaagccgaAGGGAAttggggagtttcggtgggggggagtaataaatgggattaagtccaGAGTATTTGAGAGACTTAGACCTgcagaaggggtagcaataatgttgaatgatcagttatggaaggagaagagggaatataagtgTATAAATGCAAGGAGTACGTGGATTACAATAAGGGTTAGATGCAAAAAAATTGGGTTATAATAAGTGATGAGAATAAGAAATATTGCGTAATCGTAGAAATATGTTAATTGTTCTATAAGCAGGGAAGCTCTATCTTGAAGTCCTAAACATCCTCATGTTGCTGGCGTCTTGTTTCTGTCTCATatacatgcaaggtttcaggcacatcttgttacttctgcttacatttaggtcacactaaacatgcatgtacaaacatatacatacacacccctctgggttttcttctatttttgtaatagttcttgtttatttctgctcatttccatggggaagcagaacagaattcttcctcagtaagccatacatgttgtaagaggcaactgaaaggccaggagcaaggggctagtaaccccttatcctgtatatgattactaaatttaaaagatgaatctttcttttttctttttgggccatcctggcTTGGTGGAATATGgctagtttgttgaaagaagaagaaggaatAAGTGTGTATACATtcagagaagagaggagtgtagaagaaagagagagagattttgggagatgttaagtgagtgtttaggaacttttgaaccaagtgagagaataattgtggtaggggacctaaatgctaaattGGGGGAAACAGAGAGGGtatagtaggtaagtttggggtgctagGTGTAAATGGTAATGGGgagcctttgattgaactttgtttagaaaggggtttggtaataggtaatacattttttttttttcaacaagtctgctGTCTCCCACCGAAAAACAGGAAAAGTAAGTATACAGTATATGATATAGGGTgtaatgatagtagtttgttggactatgtattggtagataaaagactgatgggtagacttcaggatgtgcatgtttatagaggggaccacagatatatcagataattttttagttgtagcaacagtgagagtaaaagctagatgggatacaaagagataatcagcaagtaagagagaaatgaaggtttataaactaaagcaggaggcagttagggtaagatataaataacTGTTGcaagaaaggtgggctagtgagagcatatgcaatgaggttgaagaggtatggggtagatttaagaatacaatgttagtgttcagcagaggtttgtggttacaggaaagtgggtgtgggagagaacaagagcaattggtggaatgatgaggtaaagagagtagtaagagataAAAAGTTGgcatgtgagaggtttttacagagtagaagtgatacaaggagggaggagtatatggagagaaagagaggttaagagagtggtgaaggaatgcaGTAGGAGAGCAACTGTGAGAGTGGGCGAgttgctatcaacaaattttgttgcgaataagaaaaagttttggagattaataagttgagaaagcctaagaAATTAATGGATATAATAGTTAAAAataagaggagagttattagacaGAGCTATTGGGAAGACGGaggtaatattttgaggaactgttaaatgttgaagatagggaagctgtgatttcatgcattggacagggaggtataatattttgtagGAGTGgggaagagccaattgtgagtgtaggggaggtgtgagagacagtgggtagaatgaaaggggtaaagcagctgggcttgatgggataaagataaacatgttaaaaacaggtggggatatagttttggagtggttggtgcttttatttaatgtatggaagaggttaaggtacctagggattggcagagagcatgcatagttcttttgtataaaggtaaaggggacaaaacaaagtgtaaaaattataggggaataatctTGAGTaaatctggtaaagtgtatggtagagttattatagaaaaaattaagagtaagatggagtgcaggattgcagatgaataaggaggctttaggaagggtagggagtgtgtagaccaagaaTGTAtggtgaaacatataggtgaataatATTTAGATAAGAGTGAAAAGGATTTTGTTGCAttaatggatttggaaaaggcatatgatagggtagatagggagcaatatggcagatgttgcaaatgtatggagtaagaggtaggttactgaaagcagagtttttatgaggataataagGCTCGGGTCAAATCCACACCAGCTatctcccacaaaggcagggtaatccaaaaaagaagaaactttcagAATGTTTTTCttcattttacatttagtaaaTTATACAGGaggggttgctagccccttgctcctggcattttagttgcctcctacaacacacatggcttgtgGAGGAAGGATTAttcttcacttccccatggagaaatacAGTATTATAAATTGCAAAAAGATGATTAAATAAGATACTTCTTTAGTTCTGTATTTCATGCAGATTGTCAGAAGTTGTATAGTTATCATAATTAATGTATACTCAAATTCTCAAGCTATTTTTTATTCCTTTTTTGGAAATTCATTATCATTGTACACTGTACATATCTGTTATGTGATGGTTATCATGATTAgtaaacattttcatttttaGAAACTGAAATCACTGTTGATTTCTTACAGATTTGCTAAGCGGATTGTTGAGTGCCTTTTCAATACTGTAACAGATAAAACATTAGCTGTGTTTGGCTTTGCTTTCAAAAAGAACACTGGAGATACAAGGGAAAGTCCTGCCATTTATGTATGTTCTCACTTACTAGAAGAGAGTGCTCGACTCAACATATATGACCCTAAGGTGACTTAACTTTATGTTGTACAAAGCAATAGTTTGTTTTATAAAAATGACCATTAAAAATTTATGACTGGGCATATGGTACATATAATTACTGTGAGGGCTTGTATTGTGGAGGAATGTACATATCTGCTAGGTAGTTATGTCTGAGGTAAGCCATGTGAGGCATATTTAGTAATAGAAAAATGGTTATTCGAATGTTTATAAGACATTTATCAAAAAAATTACAACAGACTGCAAGAAGCACTGTTGCATAATTAATATTGCACACTAGTAGTAGCAAGGAGAATACCATAGACTTGGAATATAGAGAAGTTATATGAGTAATTAATTTATACATAGAAGTAATTTATCTATGTCGTTTACTTATCCCAATTAGTCTTAAACTTCCATTCCATCCACAGCAATATTTTGCCTTCTGTTAGGCAACTGCCATTATTGCACCTACCTCGTATCTTTTCTTAAATTTGAAGTGCTCAAGTAACACACACTGCTTGAATTAACCTAATATTATATTTTATCTTCAGGTGGAGTGTAAACAAATTGAGCATGATCTGACAAGTGCAGCAGTAACAAGTGACCCAGAACGTGTCCAACAGCTGATAAATATCTACTCTGATCCTTATGAAGCTGTCAAGGATGCCCATGCTATTGTTGTGCTCACTGAATGGGATGAATTTATCGTGAGTTGGTACCTTTACTTTATCTTGTTATCTTGTCATTGATTGGCTATCATTTTGTCAAGGTATGTTCAGGAAATTTGTTTCTAGGATTTTCATAATCATGGGCTTTTTAACAGTGCCCTAAATGTTTATATACTACTATGAATTTTTTAAAGTTTATCTCAAAACTTGATGTAATGTAACAGGGCTTGATAAAGTTCATTTCGCACAGCATAGCATTTATGAGCATTTGGTGGCCTGGGAGATGTAACAGAAGGGGGAAATGATGGTACTGTAATTGATTGTTGAGAAGGCTTTAACAAATAATGTTAAACTGGTTGTTTGAGTGGTCATAGATATATAACTGTCTTTTGCAATGATATTCACAAATGACCTCTTGAGTAAATTACTCTTTGAATGCTGTGAGACTAATAAAACTGTACTATAGTGTACTTTAATTAAAGCCCTCCTCCAAAATTGGTGTTCACTTTTCTTTATCAGAATCCCTGTTAAGTTTCTTCATTGGACACACTCATTACTGCTCACTGATTGATACTTCATTATTTCTCTTGCATATTCTGCATCCTAAAGCACTGTTATTAAAAGCCATGTTAGCatataaaaataattttgcaATAACCATTAAGCCATAAAAGTAGTTGGAGTTCAGAAAAACAAGCATGGCAATGCAAGGAACATTTAGAACAAACTTCCAGGTGTCTCATCCTCTCAGGTGTCTCATTGGTTCATGTGactcctcccaccatccacacctcaGCAGCTTTCCATCTGTAGCTGTAATTATATTTTAACTGCATTTCCAAAACTTAACAAAACTAAATATCAACGATCACTTATTAAAATTCCTCCCAACAAAGAATACGttaacaagtacagtggaacctcggtttttgtatgccctagtttgtatgtaaaactatagttgttTTTTTATTACgtcagtcgtctcccaccgaggcagggtgacccaaaaagaaagaaaatccccaaaaagaaaataatttcatcatcattcaacacttacacctcactcatacataatccctgtctttgcagaggtactcagatacagtagttcagaagtccctccaaactgccaatatcccaaacccctcctttaaagtgcaggcattgtacctcccatttccaggactcaaatccgactaaccagtttccctgattcccttcacaaaatattaccctgctcacactccaacagctcgtcaggtcccaaaaaactattcgtctccattcactcctatctaacacgctcgcacatgcttgctggaaatccaagcccctcgcccacaaaacctcctataccccttccctccaaccttttcaaggatgacccctaccccgtcttcctttccctacagatttatacgctctccaagtcattctactttgatccattctctaaatgaccaaaccacctcagcaacccctcttcagccctgtgactaatttagtaactccacacctcctaatttccacactccgaattctctgcataatatttacaccacacattgcccttagacaggacatctccactgcctccagctgcctcctcgctgcagcatttgcaacccaagcttcacaaccgtataagagtgttggtactgctatactttgcctccatggataactttttttgtctccatagatacctcaatgcaccactcaccttttttccttcatcaattctatgattaacctcattctttgtaaaaactatagttattttctataaaaatttgttaatatttttgtgtctggaatagattaattatttacattatttcttatgggaaatattaaaaaaaatacattttatagggagcaatgtggcagatgttgcaagtatatggaataggtggtaagttactaaatgctgtaaagagtttttatgaggatagtgaggctcaggttagggtgtgtagaagggagagagactacttcccggtaaaagtaggtcttagacagggatgtgtaatgtgaccatggttgtttaatatatttatagatggggttgtaaaagtaaatgctagggtgtttgggagaggggtgggattaaattatggggaattaaatacaaaatgggaattgacacagttgctttttgctgatgatactgtgcttatgggagattctaaagaaaaattgcaaaggttagtggatgagtttgggagtgtgtgtaaaggtagaaagttgaaagttaacatagaaaagattaaggtgatgagggtatcaaatgatttagataaagaaaaattggatattaaattgtggaggaggagtatggaagaagtgaatgttttcagatacttgggagttgacgtgtcagcagatggatttatgaaggatgaggttaatcatagaattgatgagggaaaaaaggtgagtggtgcgttgaggtatatgtggagacaaaaaacattgtctatggaagcaaagaagagaatgtatgaaggtatagtagtatcaacactcctatatgggtgtgaagcttgggttgtgaatgcagcagcgaggaggcggttggaggcagtggagatgtcctgtctaagggcaatgtgtaatgtaaatattatgcagaaaattcggagtgtggaaattaggaggtgtggagttactaaattAGTCACAGGGCTGAagggggttgctgaggtggtttggtcatttagagaaaatggatcaaagtagaatgacatggagagcatataaatctgtaggggaaggaaggcagggtaggggtcgtcctcgaaaaggttggaaggaaggggtaagggaggttttgtgggcgaggggcttggacttccagcaggcgtgcatgagagtgttcaataggagt
The nucleotide sequence above comes from Cherax quadricarinatus isolate ZL_2023a chromosome 40, ASM3850222v1, whole genome shotgun sequence. Encoded proteins:
- the sgl gene encoding UDP-glucose 6-dehydrogenase isoform X2; amino-acid sequence: MQSLLLILLLLSCSYQFVVISDHILITSTFSGTPQTTHPNAGLAAQPMAEQPKHQPDRPNPGRNARLPSCAVDLESVGRAADLKHIEMCARKIAEVAEGNKIVVEKSTVPVRAAESITHILSANTRPGVSFQVLSNPEFLAEGTAVENLLHPDRVLIGGEESVEGDEAVAQLTWIYNHWVPTEKIITTSTWSSELSKLASNAFLAQRVSSINAISALCEATGADVSQVAVAVGKDSRIGSKFLQASVGFGGSCFQKDLLNLVYIAECLNLPEVAMYWQQVTDMNEYQRTRFAKRIVECLFNTVTDKTLAVFGFAFKKNTGDTRESPAIYVCSHLLEESARLNIYDPKVECKQIEHDLTSAAVTSDPERVQQLINIYSDPYEAVKDAHAIVVLTEWDEFISYDYRKMLSVMKKPAFIFDGRKILDHEALIKIGFHTETIGKRFSRNTLLRASGDHFPSFSWTL
- the sgl gene encoding UDP-glucose 6-dehydrogenase isoform X4, which produces MLVKGRAADLKHIEMCARKIAEVAEGNKIVVEKSTVPVRAAESITHILSANTRPGVSFQVLSNPEFLAEGTAVENLLHPDRVLIGGEESVEGDEAVAQLTWIYNHWVPTEKIITTSTWSSELSKLASNAFLAQRVSSINAISALCEATGADVSQVAVAVGKDSRIGSKFLQASVGFGGSCFQKDLLNLVYIAECLNLPEVAMYWQQVTDMNEYQRTRFAKRIVECLFNTVTDKTLAVFGFAFKKNTGDTRESPAIYVCSHLLEESARLNIYDPKVECKQIEHDLTSAAVTSDPERVQQLINIYSDPYEAVKDAHAIVVLTEWDEFISYDYRKMLSVMKKPAFIFDGRKILDHEALIKIGFHTETIGKRFSRNTLLRASGDHFPSFSWTL
- the sgl gene encoding UDP-glucose 6-dehydrogenase isoform X3; amino-acid sequence: MLSPPPSSKQKQKGRAADLKHIEMCARKIAEVAEGNKIVVEKSTVPVRAAESITHILSANTRPGVSFQVLSNPEFLAEGTAVENLLHPDRVLIGGEESVEGDEAVAQLTWIYNHWVPTEKIITTSTWSSELSKLASNAFLAQRVSSINAISALCEATGADVSQVAVAVGKDSRIGSKFLQASVGFGGSCFQKDLLNLVYIAECLNLPEVAMYWQQVTDMNEYQRTRFAKRIVECLFNTVTDKTLAVFGFAFKKNTGDTRESPAIYVCSHLLEESARLNIYDPKVECKQIEHDLTSAAVTSDPERVQQLINIYSDPYEAVKDAHAIVVLTEWDEFISYDYRKMLSVMKKPAFIFDGRKILDHEALIKIGFHTETIGKRFSRNTLLRASGDHFPSFSWTL
- the sgl gene encoding UDP-glucose 6-dehydrogenase isoform X1, producing MVVKNICCIGAGYVGGPTCSVIAWKCPDIRVHVVDKSELRIKQWNSEKLPIYEPGLEDVVKECRGRNLFFSNDIEMAIKEADLIFISVNTPTKTYGIGKGRAADLKHIEMCARKIAEVAEGNKIVVEKSTVPVRAAESITHILSANTRPGVSFQVLSNPEFLAEGTAVENLLHPDRVLIGGEESVEGDEAVAQLTWIYNHWVPTEKIITTSTWSSELSKLASNAFLAQRVSSINAISALCEATGADVSQVAVAVGKDSRIGSKFLQASVGFGGSCFQKDLLNLVYIAECLNLPEVAMYWQQVTDMNEYQRTRFAKRIVECLFNTVTDKTLAVFGFAFKKNTGDTRESPAIYVCSHLLEESARLNIYDPKVECKQIEHDLTSAAVTSDPERVQQLINIYSDPYEAVKDAHAIVVLTEWDEFISYDYRKMLSVMKKPAFIFDGRKILDHEALIKIGFHTETIGKRFSRNTLLRASGDHFPSFSWTL